The following proteins are encoded in a genomic region of Maylandia zebra isolate NMK-2024a linkage group LG1, Mzebra_GT3a, whole genome shotgun sequence:
- the LOC101485593 gene encoding rho family-interacting cell polarization regulator 1 isoform X3, translating to MFTGSTKLPPTKTPQPERLDEVYAALRRGLQSYLQVHQLELDSLGQQIRENKRNGRLGSLYELDKHVKAIERFMRRLEFHLSKVEELYDAYCIQRRLRDGASKMVAAFNSASGSKEARESLSEANKGYRECTEHMCSLESELESHMGEFHVKMKGLAGFARLCAGDQYEVLMRYGRQRWRLRGRVEVSNKQMWDSEEYIFLPLITELLSIKVTELKSLANHVVVGSVSCEMLDLFCPLPQTLAVDINDLGTVKLNLEVTWSPFDKDDQTSSSSTVSKRLLSNQSPPDTPSMREQVFYSLLKRQGEMENGTVWSNSSESSDDSSSPALAHHAQRLTASNLLQTTLTTQLSFTPHKSSASTPSLSSNQEEDETETGEVFPQTNGHLQASFSHGLASESSPDCTATDRVSVQSEELSETSADLSCSCPDISLPPAAFVPAEVNDDASVDSLARAEQTEAQTDTEAAAEEHKVDQSQPHQSVQEMKHGEDAPAPPFPTSASFNQEVETALESFDFLNCSDLDEEEEEEQEDRGEKEEERGEKEEQDNKCKEDQNKKEEEEIKEEEKNAENLYCGGSSDEEEEADGLEILMEAPEGFRNSDEDRFSESQESSVGDVQDLGHIEISEGKEEEHSEGGEDDGKDQEEGCSSPSQVDLPDFE from the exons ATGTTCACAGGCTCCACCAAACTGCCACCCACTAAAACCCCCCAGCCCGAGCGGCTGGATGAAGTGTACGCTGCCTTACGCCGAGGCCTACA GTCGTACCTGCAGGTCCACCAGCTGGAGCTGGACAGCCTGGGTCAGCAGATCAGAGAAAACAAGAGGAATGGTCGCTTG gGGTCTTTGTATGAGTTGGATAAG CACGTGAAAGCCATTGAGAGGTTCATGCGTCGCTTGGAGTTCCACCTCAGCAAG GTTGAAGAACTGTACGATGCTTATTGTATACAGCGGCGACTGCGTGATGGAGCTAGCAAGATGGTGGCAGCCTTTAACTCTGCCAGTGGCAGCAAGGAGGCCCGAGAGAGTCTGAGTGAAGCCAACAAGGGCTACAGGGAATGTACAGAG cacaTGTGCTCACTTGAGAGCGAATTAGAAAGTCATATGGGAGAATTTCATGTGAAGATGAAGG GATTGGCTGGATTTGCACGTCTGTGCGCTGGTGACCAGTATGAG GTTCTGATGCGTTACGGTCGCCAGCGCTGGAGACTACGAGGCCGCGTAGAAGTCAGCAACAAGCAGATGTGGGATAGCGAAGAGTATATTTTCCTGCCTCTCATCACAGAACTGCTGTCAATCAAG GTGACGGAGCTGAAGAGCCTGGCCAATCACGTGGTGGTGGGCAGCGTGTCCTGCGAAATGCTCGATCTGTTCTGCCCGCTGCCTCAAACACTCGCCGTGGATATCAATGACCTCGGGACAGTAAAACTGAACCTGGAGGTCACCTGGAG tCCGTTTGATAAGGATGACCAGACATCTTCCTCCAGCACAGTTTCTAAACGCCTGCTGTCCAATCAGAGCCCTCCAGACACACCTTCTATGCGAGAGCAGGTGTTTTAT TCTCTGCTGAAGCGTCAGGGGGAAATGGAGAATGGGACGGTCTGGTCCAACTCCTCTGAATCCTCCGATGACTCATCCAGTCCAGCACTGGCTCATCACGCTCAGAGACTGACGGCGTCCAACTTGCTGCAAACCACTCTCACCACTCAGCTGTCATTCACGCCACACAAGTCCAGTGCATCAACGCCCTCGCTCTCATCCAACCAAGAGGAGGATGAGACCGAAACCGGGGAGGTTTTTCCTCAGACGAATGGCCATCTCCAGGCTTCCTTCTCCCACGGCCTCGCCAGTGAGAGCAGCCCGGATTGTACCGCAACTGACAGAGTGTCTGTCCAATCAGAGGAGCTCTCTGAAACCTCGGCAGACCTGAGCTGCTCCTGCCCCGACATCTCTCTGCCTCCTGCGGCGTTTGTGCCTGCGGAGGTGAACGATGACGCGTCCGTGGACTCGTTAGCCCGGGCTGAACAGACTGAAGCACAGACAGacactgaagcagcagcagaggaacacaAGGTAGACCAAAGTCAACCACACCAGTCCGTCCAGGAGATGAAACATGGCGAGGACGCTCCAGCG cctcctttccccacatctGCGAGTTTTAACCAGGAAGTCGAAACTGCCCTTGAAAGCTTCGACTTTCTCAACTGCTCCGATCTtgatgaagaagaggaagaagaacaagaagacagaggagagaaagaagaggagagaggagaaaagGAAGAGCAGGATAATAAATGTAAAGAGgaccaaaacaaaaaggaagaggaggaaataaaggaggaagaaaagaatGCAGAGAACCTGTACTGTGGAGGAAG cagtgatgaggaagaggaggctgaTGGTCTTGAGATCCTTATGGAAGCTCCAGAAGGATTTAGGAACTCTGATGAAGATCGTTTCTCTGAATCACAG
- the LOC101485593 gene encoding rho family-interacting cell polarization regulator 2 isoform X1, protein MFTGSTKLPPTKTPQPERLDEVYAALRRGLQSYLQVHQLELDSLGQQIRENKRNGRLGSLYELDKHVKAIERFMRRLEFHLSKVEELYDAYCIQRRLRDGASKMVAAFNSASGSKEARESLSEANKGYRECTEHMCSLESELESHMGEFHVKMKGLAGFARLCAGDQYEVLMRYGRQRWRLRGRVEVSNKQMWDSEEYIFLPLITELLSIKVTELKSLANHVVVGSVSCEMLDLFCPLPQTLAVDINDLGTVKLNLEVTWSPFDKDDQTSSSSTVSKRLLSNQSPPDTPSMREQVFYSMARCRHWQSRLLVKAFHGVAADRAATFRCELSHAAPQFTTAESSLLKRQGEMENGTVWSNSSESSDDSSSPALAHHAQRLTASNLLQTTLTTQLSFTPHKSSASTPSLSSNQEEDETETGEVFPQTNGHLQASFSHGLASESSPDCTATDRVSVQSEELSETSADLSCSCPDISLPPAAFVPAEVNDDASVDSLARAEQTEAQTDTEAAAEEHKVDQSQPHQSVQEMKHGEDAPAPPFPTSASFNQEVETALESFDFLNCSDLDEEEEEEQEDRGEKEEERGEKEEQDNKCKEDQNKKEEEEIKEEEKNAENLYCGGSSDEEEEADGLEILMEAPEGFRNSDEDRFSESQESSVGDVQDLGHIEISEGKEEEHSEGGEDDGKDQEEGCSSPSQVDLPDFE, encoded by the exons ATGTTCACAGGCTCCACCAAACTGCCACCCACTAAAACCCCCCAGCCCGAGCGGCTGGATGAAGTGTACGCTGCCTTACGCCGAGGCCTACA GTCGTACCTGCAGGTCCACCAGCTGGAGCTGGACAGCCTGGGTCAGCAGATCAGAGAAAACAAGAGGAATGGTCGCTTG gGGTCTTTGTATGAGTTGGATAAG CACGTGAAAGCCATTGAGAGGTTCATGCGTCGCTTGGAGTTCCACCTCAGCAAG GTTGAAGAACTGTACGATGCTTATTGTATACAGCGGCGACTGCGTGATGGAGCTAGCAAGATGGTGGCAGCCTTTAACTCTGCCAGTGGCAGCAAGGAGGCCCGAGAGAGTCTGAGTGAAGCCAACAAGGGCTACAGGGAATGTACAGAG cacaTGTGCTCACTTGAGAGCGAATTAGAAAGTCATATGGGAGAATTTCATGTGAAGATGAAGG GATTGGCTGGATTTGCACGTCTGTGCGCTGGTGACCAGTATGAG GTTCTGATGCGTTACGGTCGCCAGCGCTGGAGACTACGAGGCCGCGTAGAAGTCAGCAACAAGCAGATGTGGGATAGCGAAGAGTATATTTTCCTGCCTCTCATCACAGAACTGCTGTCAATCAAG GTGACGGAGCTGAAGAGCCTGGCCAATCACGTGGTGGTGGGCAGCGTGTCCTGCGAAATGCTCGATCTGTTCTGCCCGCTGCCTCAAACACTCGCCGTGGATATCAATGACCTCGGGACAGTAAAACTGAACCTGGAGGTCACCTGGAG tCCGTTTGATAAGGATGACCAGACATCTTCCTCCAGCACAGTTTCTAAACGCCTGCTGTCCAATCAGAGCCCTCCAGACACACCTTCTATGCGAGAGCAGGTGTTTTAT AGCATGGCTCGGTGTAGGCACTGGCAGAGCCGCTTGCTGGTCAAGGCCTTCCACGGGGTGGCGGCGGACAGGGCGGCGACCTTCCGTTGTGAACTCAGCCATGCAGCGCCTCAGTTCACCACAGCAGAGTCG TCTCTGCTGAAGCGTCAGGGGGAAATGGAGAATGGGACGGTCTGGTCCAACTCCTCTGAATCCTCCGATGACTCATCCAGTCCAGCACTGGCTCATCACGCTCAGAGACTGACGGCGTCCAACTTGCTGCAAACCACTCTCACCACTCAGCTGTCATTCACGCCACACAAGTCCAGTGCATCAACGCCCTCGCTCTCATCCAACCAAGAGGAGGATGAGACCGAAACCGGGGAGGTTTTTCCTCAGACGAATGGCCATCTCCAGGCTTCCTTCTCCCACGGCCTCGCCAGTGAGAGCAGCCCGGATTGTACCGCAACTGACAGAGTGTCTGTCCAATCAGAGGAGCTCTCTGAAACCTCGGCAGACCTGAGCTGCTCCTGCCCCGACATCTCTCTGCCTCCTGCGGCGTTTGTGCCTGCGGAGGTGAACGATGACGCGTCCGTGGACTCGTTAGCCCGGGCTGAACAGACTGAAGCACAGACAGacactgaagcagcagcagaggaacacaAGGTAGACCAAAGTCAACCACACCAGTCCGTCCAGGAGATGAAACATGGCGAGGACGCTCCAGCG cctcctttccccacatctGCGAGTTTTAACCAGGAAGTCGAAACTGCCCTTGAAAGCTTCGACTTTCTCAACTGCTCCGATCTtgatgaagaagaggaagaagaacaagaagacagaggagagaaagaagaggagagaggagaaaagGAAGAGCAGGATAATAAATGTAAAGAGgaccaaaacaaaaaggaagaggaggaaataaaggaggaagaaaagaatGCAGAGAACCTGTACTGTGGAGGAAG cagtgatgaggaagaggaggctgaTGGTCTTGAGATCCTTATGGAAGCTCCAGAAGGATTTAGGAACTCTGATGAAGATCGTTTCTCTGAATCACAG
- the LOC101485593 gene encoding rho family-interacting cell polarization regulator 2 isoform X2, producing MFTGSTKLPPTKTPQPERLDEVYAALRRGLQSYLQVHQLELDSLGQQIRENKRNGRLGSLYELDKHVKAIERFMRRLEFHLSKVEELYDAYCIQRRLRDGASKMVAAFNSASGSKEARESLSEANKGYRECTEHMCSLESELESHMGEFHVKMKGLAGFARLCAGDQYEVLMRYGRQRWRLRGRVEVSNKQMWDSEEYIFLPLITELLSIKVTELKSLANHVVVGSVSCEMLDLFCPLPQTLAVDINDLGTVKLNLEVTWSPFDKDDQTSSSSTVSKRLLSNQSPPDTPSMREQVFYSMARCRHWQSRLLVKAFHGVAADRAATFRCELSHAAPQFTTAESSLLKRQGEMENGTVWSNSSESSDDSSSPALAHHAQRLTASNLLQTTLTTQLSFTPHKSSASTPSLSSNQEEDETETGEVFPQTNGHLQASFSHGLASESSPDCTATDRVSVQSEELSETSADLSCSCPDISLPPAAFVPAEVNDDASVDSLARAEQTEAQTDTEAAAEEHKVDQSQPHQSVQEMKHGEDAPAPPFPTSASFNQEVETALESFDFLNCSDLDEEEEEEQEDRGEKEEERGEKEEQDNKCKEDQNKKEEEEIKEEEKNAENLYCGGSDEEEEADGLEILMEAPEGFRNSDEDRFSESQESSVGDVQDLGHIEISEGKEEEHSEGGEDDGKDQEEGCSSPSQVDLPDFE from the exons ATGTTCACAGGCTCCACCAAACTGCCACCCACTAAAACCCCCCAGCCCGAGCGGCTGGATGAAGTGTACGCTGCCTTACGCCGAGGCCTACA GTCGTACCTGCAGGTCCACCAGCTGGAGCTGGACAGCCTGGGTCAGCAGATCAGAGAAAACAAGAGGAATGGTCGCTTG gGGTCTTTGTATGAGTTGGATAAG CACGTGAAAGCCATTGAGAGGTTCATGCGTCGCTTGGAGTTCCACCTCAGCAAG GTTGAAGAACTGTACGATGCTTATTGTATACAGCGGCGACTGCGTGATGGAGCTAGCAAGATGGTGGCAGCCTTTAACTCTGCCAGTGGCAGCAAGGAGGCCCGAGAGAGTCTGAGTGAAGCCAACAAGGGCTACAGGGAATGTACAGAG cacaTGTGCTCACTTGAGAGCGAATTAGAAAGTCATATGGGAGAATTTCATGTGAAGATGAAGG GATTGGCTGGATTTGCACGTCTGTGCGCTGGTGACCAGTATGAG GTTCTGATGCGTTACGGTCGCCAGCGCTGGAGACTACGAGGCCGCGTAGAAGTCAGCAACAAGCAGATGTGGGATAGCGAAGAGTATATTTTCCTGCCTCTCATCACAGAACTGCTGTCAATCAAG GTGACGGAGCTGAAGAGCCTGGCCAATCACGTGGTGGTGGGCAGCGTGTCCTGCGAAATGCTCGATCTGTTCTGCCCGCTGCCTCAAACACTCGCCGTGGATATCAATGACCTCGGGACAGTAAAACTGAACCTGGAGGTCACCTGGAG tCCGTTTGATAAGGATGACCAGACATCTTCCTCCAGCACAGTTTCTAAACGCCTGCTGTCCAATCAGAGCCCTCCAGACACACCTTCTATGCGAGAGCAGGTGTTTTAT AGCATGGCTCGGTGTAGGCACTGGCAGAGCCGCTTGCTGGTCAAGGCCTTCCACGGGGTGGCGGCGGACAGGGCGGCGACCTTCCGTTGTGAACTCAGCCATGCAGCGCCTCAGTTCACCACAGCAGAGTCG TCTCTGCTGAAGCGTCAGGGGGAAATGGAGAATGGGACGGTCTGGTCCAACTCCTCTGAATCCTCCGATGACTCATCCAGTCCAGCACTGGCTCATCACGCTCAGAGACTGACGGCGTCCAACTTGCTGCAAACCACTCTCACCACTCAGCTGTCATTCACGCCACACAAGTCCAGTGCATCAACGCCCTCGCTCTCATCCAACCAAGAGGAGGATGAGACCGAAACCGGGGAGGTTTTTCCTCAGACGAATGGCCATCTCCAGGCTTCCTTCTCCCACGGCCTCGCCAGTGAGAGCAGCCCGGATTGTACCGCAACTGACAGAGTGTCTGTCCAATCAGAGGAGCTCTCTGAAACCTCGGCAGACCTGAGCTGCTCCTGCCCCGACATCTCTCTGCCTCCTGCGGCGTTTGTGCCTGCGGAGGTGAACGATGACGCGTCCGTGGACTCGTTAGCCCGGGCTGAACAGACTGAAGCACAGACAGacactgaagcagcagcagaggaacacaAGGTAGACCAAAGTCAACCACACCAGTCCGTCCAGGAGATGAAACATGGCGAGGACGCTCCAGCG cctcctttccccacatctGCGAGTTTTAACCAGGAAGTCGAAACTGCCCTTGAAAGCTTCGACTTTCTCAACTGCTCCGATCTtgatgaagaagaggaagaagaacaagaagacagaggagagaaagaagaggagagaggagaaaagGAAGAGCAGGATAATAAATGTAAAGAGgaccaaaacaaaaaggaagaggaggaaataaaggaggaagaaaagaatGCAGAGAACCTGTACTGTGGAGGAAG tgatgaggaagaggaggctgaTGGTCTTGAGATCCTTATGGAAGCTCCAGAAGGATTTAGGAACTCTGATGAAGATCGTTTCTCTGAATCACAG